TTCCTCCATGCGGTATATCAATGGCGGCCAGACAGAGCGGCATCATGCGCTTGCAGCGCCGGAGGCTGCGGGTGAGGGTGCGCGCATCATTCTCAACATCTTCCGCGGTCAACCCCGCGTTTTTCCGCACAAGATCGACATGATGGAGCGGCATCCGCTCGGCAGCCAGAGTTTTTCGCCGCTCTCGGGTAAGCCTTTCCTTGTGGTTGTAGCGGACGATGACGGCGGCAAGCCCGCCCGGCCGCAGGTGTTTCTGGCGCGTGGCGATCAGGGCGTGAATTACCGCCGTAATGTCTGGCATTATCCGCTGATGCCGTTGTTGGCGGTTTCGGATTTCCTGGTTGCCGATCGCGAGGGGCCGGGTAACAATCTCGAAGAGTATTTTTTTGACGAGCCCTATGTGATCGCGGAGCCCAGCCTATGACCGGTTTGACAACCCACGTCCTCGATGCCGCCCATGGAACACCGGCGCAAGGCCTGACGATCGAGCTTTACCGGCTTTCCGGTGATCGCCGCGAGAAGTTGAAGACGGTGACGACCAACAATGACGGCCGTGTCGATGGCGGGCCGCTGCTCGTTGGCGACAGTTTCAAGGCAGG
This genomic interval from Agrobacterium tumefaciens contains the following:
- a CDS encoding ureidoglycolate lyase, giving the protein MTDFLEIRPLTKEAFAPFGDVIETTLSSMRYINGGQTERHHALAAPEAAGEGARIILNIFRGQPRVFPHKIDMMERHPLGSQSFSPLSGKPFLVVVADDDGGKPARPQVFLARGDQGVNYRRNVWHYPLMPLLAVSDFLVADREGPGNNLEEYFFDEPYVIAEPSL
- the uraH gene encoding hydroxyisourate hydrolase, with translation MTGLTTHVLDAAHGTPAQGLTIELYRLSGDRREKLKTVTTNNDGRVDGGPLLVGDSFKAGEYELVFHAGDYLRGKGVALAEPAFLDIIPIRFGIADESGHYHVPLLLSPYSYSTYRGS